A genome region from Brassica oleracea var. oleracea cultivar TO1000 chromosome C2, BOL, whole genome shotgun sequence includes the following:
- the LOC106322664 gene encoding two-component response regulator ARR14 isoform X1, whose protein sequence is MTISDQFPCGLRVLVVDDDASCLIILEKMLLRLMYQVTICSQADVALTLLRERKGCFDLVLSDVHMPGMNGYKLLQQVGLEMDLPVIMMSVDGRTATVMTGINQGACDYLIKPIRPEELKNIWQHVVRRKCTINKNSISSSSSLESLFSVSGVSEGSLKRRKNKRRVDSEEDDLLDPGNSSKKSRVVWSMELHQQFVKAINHLGIEKAVPKRILELMNVPSLSRENVASHLQKYRLYLKRLSGAASQSRDAESMERYENIQAMVSSGQIHPQALAALYGRPIDNHMSGGFGVWIPTDNHFGGSNVSSASNRCFGALDSPSSVAASMSVHGLSSSGNVRQQADGFSNSTDYRIRQGNGSGISEESWILGRPLRQRKA, encoded by the exons ATGACCATCAGCGATCAGTTTCCTTGTGGGTTAAGAGTCCTTGTCGTAGACGACGACGCTTCCTGTCTGATAATCCTCGAGAAAATGCTTCTCCGCCTCATGTACCAAG TTACCATCTGCTCCCAAGCCGACGTCGCTTTAACCCTCTTGAGAGAAAGAAAAGGCTGTTTCGATCTGGTCTTGAGCGATGTTCATATGCCTGGTATGAACGGCTACAAACTCCTCCAGCAAGTCGGTCTCGAGATGGATCTTCCTGTCATCA TGATGTCTGTTGATGGAAGAACAGCGACAGTCATGACGGGAATCAACCAGGGAGCTTGTGATTATCTTATTAAGCCGATTCGTCCTGAAGAGCTCAAGAACATATGGCAACACGTGGTTCGCAGGAAGTGCACAATCAACAAGAACAGTATCAGCAGCAGCAGCAGCTTGGAGAGTCTTTTCTCTGTTAGTGGAGTCTCAGAGGGGAGTTTGAAACGTAGGAAGAACAAGAGAAGGGTCGATAGTGAAGAAGACGATCTTCTTGATCCTGGAAACAGTTCCAAGAAGTCGCGTGTTGTTTGGTCAATGGAATTACATCAACAATTCGTCAAGGCTATAAACCATCTTGGAATTGAGA AAGCTGTACCAAAGCGGATTCTTGAGTTGATGAATGTGCCTAGCTTAAGCAGAGAAAACGTCGCTAGTCATTTACAG AAGTACCGATTGTATTTGAAAAGATTAAGTGGTGCAGCTTCTCAGAGTAGGGACGCTGAGTCTATGGAAAGATATGAAAACATTCAAGCTATGGTTTCCTCTGGACAGATACATCCGCAGGCATTAGCTGCCTTGTATGGTCGACCAATAGACAATCATATGTCTGGTGGTTTTGGAGTTTGGATACCTACTGACAATCATTTTGGTGGATCTAATGTATCATCAGCTTCTAACCGGTGTTTTGGGGCTTTGGACAGTCCTTCATCTGTTGCTGCTTCGATGTCTGTTCATGGTTTATCTTCCTCTGGAAATGTAAGACAGCAAGCTGATGGTTTCAGCAACAGCACAGACTACAGAATCAGACAAGGGAATGGGTCAGGCATCAGTGAAGAATCTTGGATCTTGGGAAGACCTTTAAGACAGCGAAAGGCTTAA
- the LOC106322664 gene encoding two-component response regulator ARR14 isoform X2 encodes MTISDQFPCGLRVLVVDDDASCLIILEKMLLRLMYQVTICSQADVALTLLRERKGCFDLVLSDVHMPGMNGYKLLQQVGLEMDLPVIMMSVDGRTATVMTGINQGACDYLIKPIRPEELKNIWQHVVRRKCTINKNSISSSSSLESLFSVSGVSEGSLKRRKNKRRVDSEEDDLLDPGNSSKKSRVVWSMELHQQFVKAINHLGIETVPKRILELMNVPSLSRENVASHLQKYRLYLKRLSGAASQSRDAESMERYENIQAMVSSGQIHPQALAALYGRPIDNHMSGGFGVWIPTDNHFGGSNVSSASNRCFGALDSPSSVAASMSVHGLSSSGNVRQQADGFSNSTDYRIRQGNGSGISEESWILGRPLRQRKA; translated from the exons ATGACCATCAGCGATCAGTTTCCTTGTGGGTTAAGAGTCCTTGTCGTAGACGACGACGCTTCCTGTCTGATAATCCTCGAGAAAATGCTTCTCCGCCTCATGTACCAAG TTACCATCTGCTCCCAAGCCGACGTCGCTTTAACCCTCTTGAGAGAAAGAAAAGGCTGTTTCGATCTGGTCTTGAGCGATGTTCATATGCCTGGTATGAACGGCTACAAACTCCTCCAGCAAGTCGGTCTCGAGATGGATCTTCCTGTCATCA TGATGTCTGTTGATGGAAGAACAGCGACAGTCATGACGGGAATCAACCAGGGAGCTTGTGATTATCTTATTAAGCCGATTCGTCCTGAAGAGCTCAAGAACATATGGCAACACGTGGTTCGCAGGAAGTGCACAATCAACAAGAACAGTATCAGCAGCAGCAGCAGCTTGGAGAGTCTTTTCTCTGTTAGTGGAGTCTCAGAGGGGAGTTTGAAACGTAGGAAGAACAAGAGAAGGGTCGATAGTGAAGAAGACGATCTTCTTGATCCTGGAAACAGTTCCAAGAAGTCGCGTGTTGTTTGGTCAATGGAATTACATCAACAATTCGTCAAGGCTATAAACCATCTTGGAATTGAGA CTGTACCAAAGCGGATTCTTGAGTTGATGAATGTGCCTAGCTTAAGCAGAGAAAACGTCGCTAGTCATTTACAG AAGTACCGATTGTATTTGAAAAGATTAAGTGGTGCAGCTTCTCAGAGTAGGGACGCTGAGTCTATGGAAAGATATGAAAACATTCAAGCTATGGTTTCCTCTGGACAGATACATCCGCAGGCATTAGCTGCCTTGTATGGTCGACCAATAGACAATCATATGTCTGGTGGTTTTGGAGTTTGGATACCTACTGACAATCATTTTGGTGGATCTAATGTATCATCAGCTTCTAACCGGTGTTTTGGGGCTTTGGACAGTCCTTCATCTGTTGCTGCTTCGATGTCTGTTCATGGTTTATCTTCCTCTGGAAATGTAAGACAGCAAGCTGATGGTTTCAGCAACAGCACAGACTACAGAATCAGACAAGGGAATGGGTCAGGCATCAGTGAAGAATCTTGGATCTTGGGAAGACCTTTAAGACAGCGAAAGGCTTAA
- the LOC106325697 gene encoding uncharacterized protein LOC106325697 yields the protein MNLSEKRRVDEDWITALLCLEFFGICMNHKYLRKNEKNVFCIDCNAQICRHCCDTEAHFLHRRLQICKYVYQDVLRLLDIQHYFDCSEIQTYKINGEQAIHLNSRPQAKDARPSTKSKNAGSCVTCKRYIQDRPNRFCSISCKISASPEKHKFCFSPEINQSALKKEHYNQEQNLEEKKSCTSSLTDVSEDSDVLLGNFSLRPLVRILKRKGVSRRSPLN from the exons ATGAATCTG AGTGAGAAGAGAAGAGTTGATGAAGATTGGATTACGGCACTATTGTGCTTAGAGTTCTTTGGGATATGTATGAATCATAAGTATCTTCGAAAGAACGAGAAGAATGTCTTTTGCATTGACTGTAATGCCCAAATATGCAGACATTGTTGTGACACAGAAGCACACTTCCTCCATCGTCGTCTTCAGATTTGCAAATACGTTTATCAAGATGTTTTGCGTCTCCTCGATATTCAACACTACTTTGATTGCTCCGAGATACAG ACATATAAAATAAATGGAGAACAAGCTATACATTTGAATTCGCGGCCGCAAGCAAAAGATGCAAGACCTTCAACAAAATCCAAGAATGCAGGTTCATGTGTGACGTGTAAAAGATATATTCAAGATCGTCCTAATCGATTTTGCTCTATCTCTTGCAAG ATTTCAGCTTCTCCAGAAAAGCACAAATTTTGTTTCTCTCCGGAAATAAACCAAAGTGCTTTGAAGAAAGAACATTATAATCAAGAACAAAACTTAGAAGAGAAAAAATCATGCACATCATCACTCACAGATGTTTCAGAAGACTCGGATGTTTTATTGGGTAATTTTTCATTGAGACCACTCGTTAGGATACTCAAGAGAAAAGGAGTTTCTAGAAGATCTCCTCTTAACTGA
- the LOC106326405 gene encoding vacuolar iron transporter 1 — MATDEDMITRISIEPEKQSLLDHHTEKHFTAGEVVRDIIIGVSDGLTVPFALAAGLSGANASSSIVLTAGIAEVAAGAISMGLGGYLAAKSEADHYAREMKREQEEIVAVPETEAAEVAEILAQYGVEPHEYSPVVNALRKNPQAWLDFMMRFELGLEKPDPKRALQSAFTIAIAYVLGGLVPLFPYMFIPQALNAVVASAAITLIALFIFGYAKGHFTGSRPFRSAFETTFIGAIASAAAFCLAKVVQH; from the exons ATGGCTACGGACGAAGATATGATCACGAGGATCTCTATAGAGCCTGAGAAGCAATCACTTCTCGATCATCACACCGAGAAACACTTCACCGCCGGAGAAGTCGTCCGTGACATCATCATCGGCGTCTCCGATGGTTTAACCGTTCCTTTTGCACTCGCCGCCGGACTCTCCGGTGCTAATGCCTCTTCTTCCATCGTACTCACCGCTGGTATCGCTGAAGTCGCAGCCGGTGCTATCTCCATGGGACTCGGCGG GTACTTAGCGGCCAAGAGTGAAGCGGATCATTACGCGAGAGAGATGAAACGAGAACAAGAAGAGATCGTGGCCGTTCCTGAGACTG AGGCAGCTGAGGTGGCAGAGATTCTGGCACAGTATGGAGTAGAGCCACATGAATATTCACCTGTTGTTAATGCTCTTCGTAAGAATCCTCAAGCATGGCTTGATTTTATGATGAG GTTTGAGCTGGGATTAGAGAAGCCAGATCCAAAGAGAGCGTTACAAAGCGCGTTCACGATTGCAATCGCTTATGTTCTTGGCGGTTTAGTACCGCTATTTCCCTACATGTTCATACCACAAGCCTTAAATGCGGTAGTGGCGTCTGCGGCTATAACTCTGATCGCTCTCTTCATATTTGGCTATGCAAAAGGGCATTTCACCGGCAGCAGACCCTTTAGGAGTGCGTTTGAAACCACTTTTATAGGAGCGATAGCTTCAGCAGCTGCTTTCTGTTTGGCTAAAGTGGTGCAACATTAA